A genomic window from Sorex araneus isolate mSorAra2 chromosome 2, mSorAra2.pri, whole genome shotgun sequence includes:
- the LOC129402055 gene encoding zinc finger protein OZF-like, translating into MSTSLGMVVFEDVAVSFSWDEWQHLDDAQRTLYRDVMLETYSHLESLGHSVTKPDVIVKLEEHAEPWTAEPSKRTFTDISPLDELVESNQKIQDRHFWQDVVSKRKTATKESINLGNTFNLSSVRVSDPMVNNGNYSVMMPEDYNVLTNMFLTVGPNEMHPIQKFEDHNTFYNIPAITDYTEIHTGVEPHECQKTSEFLTLDRHQGTHMREKVKYICSECGKTLSQRRGLLQHQRIHTGEKPYECKECGKTFYRKSDLTVHQRIHTGEKPYECKECGKTFSWRKGLILHYRSHTGEKPYECKQCRKTFSSNSSLNVHLRSHTGEKRFECKECRKTFFLKSYLAVHQRIHTGEKPYECKECRKTFTCKAYLTVHQRIHTGEKPYECKVCRKAFSWRKGLILHHRAHTGEKPYECKECRKTFYRKSDLTLHQRIHTGEKPYECKECGKTFSRKSYLISHYRTHTGEKPYDCKECRKTFSRKSQLIVHQRFHTGEKPYECKICRKTFSCKAYLKVHQRTHAGEKSYECYKVEDLSPVRHTSLYLSEFI; encoded by the exons GGGATGGTGGTGTTTGAGGATGTGGCTGTGAGTTTCAGCTGGGACGAGTGGCAGCACCtggatgatgctcagaggaccctgtaccgggatgtgatgctggagacctacaGTCACCTGGAGTCACTGG GACATTCAGTCACCAAACCGGACGTGATCGTCAAGTTGGAGGAACACGCAGAACCATGGACAGCAGAACCTTCAAAACGTACCTTCACAG ATATTTCACCTTTGGATGAGTTGGTTGAGAGCAACCAGAAAATTCAGGATAGGCATTTTTGGCAAGATGTCGTCAGCAAGAGGAAAACAGCAACAAAGGAGAGTATAAACTTAGGAAATACTTTTAATTTGAGTTCAGTCCGTGTTTCTGACCCAATGGTAAATAATGGCAACTATTCTGTCATGATGCCCGAGGACTATAATGTACTTACGAATATGTTTCTGACTGTTGGCCCCAATGAGATGCACCCTATCCAAAAATTTGAGGACCATAACACTTTCTATAACATACCTGCTATCACTGAttatacagaaatacacacagGTGTTGAGCCTCACGAATGCCAGAAAACCAGTGAGTTTTTAACCCTTGACAGGCATCAGGGAACACACATGAGGGAGAAAGTTAAATACATATGTTCAGAATGTGGGAAAACTTTATCCCAGAGACGAGGACTCCTTCAGCACCAAAGAATTCACACAGGTGAGAAACCCTATGAGTGTAAAGAATGTGGGAAAACTTTCTACCGGAAGTCAGACCTCACTGTCCACCAGAGAATTCACACAGGGGAGAAACCTTATGAGTGTAAGGAGTGTGGGAAAACTTTCTCTTGGAGGAAGGGACTCATTTTACATTACAGAtctcacacaggagagaaaccctaCGAATGTAAACAATGTAGGAAAACTTTCTCTTCAAATTCATCCCTCAATGTTCATCTGCGaagtcacacaggagagaaacgctttgaatgtaaagaatgtagaAAAACATTCTTCTTGAAGTCATACCTTGCTGTACACCAGAGGATTCATACaggagagaaaccctatgaatgtaaagaatgtaggaAAACTTTCACCTGTAAGGCATACCTCACTGTTCACcagagaattcacacaggagagaagcCTTACGAGTGCAAAGTGTGCAGGAAAGCTTTCTCCTGGAGGAAGGGACTTATTTTACATCACAGAGCTCACACAGGAGAAAAACcttatgaatgtaaagaatgtaggaAGACTTTCTACCGGAAGTCAGATCTCACATTACATCAAagaattcacacaggagagaaaccctatgaatgtaaagaatgtggtAAAACTTTCTCCCGGAAGTCTTATCTTATTTCACATTACAGAactcacacaggagagaaaccttACGATTGTAAAGAATGTAGAAAAACTTTTTCAAGGAAGTCACAACTCATCGTGCACCAGAGATTTCACACAGGGGAAAAGCCCTATGAAtgtaaaatatgtagaaaaactTTCTCCTGCAAGGCATATCTTAAGGTGCACCAGCGAACACATGCAGGAGAGAAATCATACGAATGTTATAAAGTAGAAGATCTTTCTCCTGTCAGGCATACATCATTGTACCTCAGCGAATTCATATAG